In a genomic window of Gemmatimonas sp.:
- a CDS encoding transposase has protein sequence MPEDDRAFATRLARYRARTPVALERLTYDCAAEAMTYRSGKSDGPTAGTETAEPLEFLARVFVHIPETGHITTRHYGWHANRPRGMRRQAAPASVEMPPLIIPAPRLAPTEATRR, from the coding sequence GTGCCGGAGGACGATCGCGCGTTCGCCACCCGACTGGCCCGGTACCGCGCCCGCACTCCGGTCGCGCTCGAACGGTTGACCTACGACTGCGCCGCCGAGGCCATGACGTACCGGTCCGGCAAGTCGGACGGCCCGACGGCGGGCACCGAGACCGCCGAGCCGCTCGAGTTCCTGGCGCGAGTGTTCGTGCACATTCCGGAGACGGGGCACATCACGACGCGGCATTATGGCTGGCATGCCAACCGCCCGCGCGGCATGCGGCGTCAGGCCGCGCCCGCATCAGTCGAGATGCCACCCCTGATCATCCCCGCCCCACGACTCGCGCCGACCGAGGCCACCCGCCGATGA